One Thermodesulfobacteriota bacterium DNA segment encodes these proteins:
- a CDS encoding leucine-rich repeat domain-containing protein: MKRHRLYAILLAMTLVLFPLAGPYAAPEDDDIDAEGAGGAEEVYIPDPKLKAAIEKTLGTIDPTPADMLRLTSLAAAATGIADLTGLERAENLTRLNLSRNRIVDISPLAGLAKMERLFLMENLIEDISALEGLTEIVWLFLTSNRIGDISALAGLTKLDRLNLGSNQINDISALEGLTSLTVLNLGSNQRSDISVLSGLTRLVWLDLTANQLNDVSVLAGLASLTKLKLNSNQLSDVSALTGLTGLTHLELLNNPLGDGAYCIDMPTIISNNPAIDIQYSGEGPSSC; encoded by the coding sequence ATGAAAAGGCACCGCCTGTACGCGATACTGCTTGCCATGACGCTGGTCCTTTTCCCCCTTGCGGGCCCTTATGCGGCCCCGGAGGATGACGATATAGATGCGGAGGGGGCTGGGGGGGCGGAGGAGGTGTATATCCCCGACCCGAAGCTCAAGGCCGCCATAGAGAAGACCCTGGGCACTATTGACCCTACCCCCGCCGACATGCTGCGACTTACCTCCCTTGCCGCCGCCGCCACCGGGATAGCCGACCTTACCGGTCTCGAACGTGCCGAAAATCTGACCAGGCTGAACCTGAGCCGCAACCGGATAGTCGACATCTCCCCTCTCGCGGGGCTTGCAAAGATGGAGCGGCTCTTTCTGATGGAGAACCTGATAGAGGATATCTCCGCGCTGGAGGGGCTTACGGAGATCGTCTGGCTCTTCCTGACGAGTAACCGGATAGGCGACATCTCCGCGCTGGCGGGACTTACGAAGCTGGACCGGCTGAACCTCGGCTCCAATCAGATAAACGACATCTCCGCCCTCGAGGGACTTACGAGCCTGACCGTGCTGAACCTCGGCTCGAACCAGAGAAGCGACATCTCCGTGCTCTCGGGGCTTACAAGGCTTGTCTGGCTGGACCTGACCGCCAACCAACTGAACGACGTCTCCGTTCTCGCCGGGCTTGCGTCCCTGACCAAGCTGAAGCTGAACTCGAACCAACTAAGCGACGTTTCCGCGCTCACCGGCCTTACCGGCCTGACGCACCTCGAACTCCTCAATAACCCGCTCGGCGATGGCGCCTACTGCATTGATATGCCGACGATCATCTCAAACAACCCCGCCATAGATATCCAGTATAGCGGCGAAGGGCCGTCCAGCTGCTGA
- a CDS encoding methyltransferase domain-containing protein, with protein sequence MHESSILRMKWFADHYASQIPKGEVKVLDVGSHDVNGSYKHLFAGKKYQYTGLDMENGPNVDIVLENPYDWDTIMTDSFDVVISGQAFEHIEFFWITMTEMTRVLKKDGLLCLIAPNGFDEHRYPVDCYRFFTDGMVALARYVSLETLHAHTNCAPSEHDANWYSETNADSILIAKKPYDGQPRHPVLKAYKCIPKNQEVLRDGLVPYAGKK encoded by the coding sequence ATGCACGAAAGTTCTATCCTACGAATGAAATGGTTTGCGGACCATTACGCCTCACAAATACCCAAGGGTGAAGTAAAGGTGCTTGATGTTGGCAGCCATGATGTAAATGGTTCGTATAAGCATCTCTTTGCCGGGAAGAAGTATCAATACACAGGGTTGGACATGGAGAATGGCCCCAACGTAGATATTGTTTTAGAAAATCCATACGATTGGGACACAATTATGACAGACAGTTTTGATGTGGTGATCTCGGGACAAGCATTTGAGCATATCGAATTTTTTTGGATTACCATGACAGAGATGACGAGAGTCCTGAAAAAAGACGGGCTGTTATGCTTAATTGCACCAAATGGCTTTGATGAACACCGGTATCCGGTAGATTGTTATCGCTTTTTTACCGATGGAATGGTGGCTTTAGCCAGATATGTCAGTTTGGAAACACTGCATGCACATACTAATTGTGCGCCGAGTGAACATGATGCTAACTGGTATAGTGAAACAAATGCCGACTCGATTTTGATAGCGAAGAAACCTTATGATGGACAGCCGCGGCATCCGGTTCTAAAAGCCTATAAGTGTATCCCGAAAAATCAAGAAGTACTTAGAGATGGTCTGGTGCCATATGCCGGGAAAAAGTGA